In Armatimonadota bacterium, the following proteins share a genomic window:
- a CDS encoding epimerase has translation MRLLVTGSNGFIGQELVKRLLEEGYTLRTFDRTASASMEWEHVAGDLRDVFTVRRVVQGVDAVVHLGAMSSDRRNAADEVLAVNVQGTWNVLQACAEVGVGRVVYFSSINALGCVGGHRPPEYLPLDDLHPRHPMTPYQLSKHLAEEVCRSYTERYGIVTICLRPVFVVNTAQPFSWWRRVPTEMRAEWGKDELWAYVDLQDVCDAVLLALKAEGVQHDAFLLSAEDTSIDVPTLELVQKYWSHLPWRGDLTAYVADNPHRALIDTSHATQVLGWRARRSWRSEIK, from the coding sequence ATGCGTCTGCTGGTAACGGGAAGCAACGGCTTCATCGGACAGGAGCTGGTGAAGCGACTACTGGAAGAAGGGTACACTCTGCGCACCTTTGACCGCACAGCCAGCGCAAGCATGGAATGGGAGCATGTGGCGGGCGACCTGCGCGACGTGTTTACCGTTCGGCGTGTGGTGCAGGGGGTGGATGCGGTGGTGCATCTGGGCGCGATGTCCAGCGACCGCCGCAACGCCGCCGATGAGGTGCTAGCGGTAAACGTGCAGGGCACATGGAACGTCCTGCAAGCCTGCGCCGAGGTCGGCGTCGGGCGAGTAGTATACTTCTCCAGCATCAACGCGCTGGGTTGTGTGGGCGGACATCGTCCACCGGAGTACCTTCCGCTGGATGACCTCCATCCTCGCCACCCGATGACACCCTACCAGCTGTCCAAGCATCTGGCGGAAGAAGTGTGCCGCAGTTACACCGAACGATACGGCATCGTGACAATATGCCTTCGGCCGGTGTTCGTGGTGAACACCGCACAACCGTTCTCCTGGTGGAGACGTGTGCCTACCGAGATGCGTGCCGAGTGGGGCAAGGACGAACTGTGGGCGTACGTAGACCTTCAGGATGTGTGCGATGCGGTGTTGCTGGCGTTGAAGGCGGAAGGCGTGCAGCACGATGCTTTCTTACTGAGCGCAGAAGACACTAGCATCGATGTCCCCACGCTGGAGCTGGTGCAGAAGTACTGGTCACATCTGCCCTGGCGAGGCGATTTGACAGCGTACGTGGCGGATAATCCCCATCGCGCGCTGATTGACACCTCCCATGCCACGCAGGTGCTGGGATGGAGAGCGCGACGTTCCTGGCGGTCCGAGATAAAATAG
- the glmM gene encoding phosphoglucosamine mutase, with protein sequence MEKLFGTDGVRGVANRDLTPLLAMQLGMAAATVLSNGNHAPHILVGRDTRLSGDMLEAALVAGLCSAGAKVTLLGILPTPAVAYCTRNSHADAGAVISASHNPFEDNGIKFFSVDGHKLPDKVEDDIAALVQNWEQIPRVYGKHIGSVQRDSEWVDQYVAHLIASAGCLLKGMRVVVDAANGAAYSIAPRVLSQLGAEVIPIHCNPDGTNINAGCGSLHTESMRRTVKEQRADAGLSFDGDADRVIMSDEHGNEVDGDYIMAMTAIHLKQANRLRNHVLVGTIMSNLGLEEAMKAHGIHLERTRVGDRYVAERMRELDAVLGGEQSGHIIFAEYTTTGDGLLTALQVLALMQHTGKPLSELMRVMKKYPQIIRNVRVRDKHAWQRYEGAKEVEARALQQLGSPSRVNIRPSGTEPVVRIMIEATELARMEQVAAELEQIVQQVCGELQE encoded by the coding sequence ATGGAAAAACTGTTCGGAACCGACGGGGTGCGCGGCGTCGCCAACCGCGATTTAACCCCTCTTCTGGCGATGCAGCTGGGTATGGCAGCAGCAACGGTTCTAAGCAACGGCAATCACGCCCCACATATACTGGTGGGGCGTGACACTCGTTTGTCGGGGGATATGCTCGAAGCGGCGCTGGTAGCGGGGCTATGTTCTGCAGGAGCAAAAGTTACCCTGTTAGGTATCCTGCCGACCCCGGCGGTAGCCTACTGCACCAGGAACTCTCACGCCGATGCCGGTGCGGTCATCTCCGCTTCACACAACCCCTTTGAAGACAACGGCATCAAGTTTTTCAGCGTTGATGGACACAAGCTGCCCGACAAGGTAGAGGACGACATCGCGGCTTTAGTACAAAACTGGGAGCAGATTCCTCGCGTCTACGGTAAGCATATCGGTAGCGTACAGCGCGACAGCGAATGGGTAGATCAGTATGTTGCCCACCTTATCGCCAGCGCGGGATGCTTGCTGAAAGGCATGCGCGTGGTAGTAGACGCAGCTAACGGCGCGGCGTACAGTATCGCGCCGCGCGTGCTCTCGCAGCTTGGCGCAGAGGTTATCCCCATCCACTGCAATCCCGATGGCACCAACATCAACGCCGGATGTGGCTCGCTACATACCGAAAGTATGCGCCGGACAGTAAAGGAGCAACGCGCAGACGCCGGGCTGTCCTTTGACGGCGATGCTGACAGGGTTATTATGAGCGACGAACATGGCAACGAGGTGGATGGCGATTACATCATGGCGATGACCGCTATTCATCTGAAGCAAGCCAACCGTCTCCGCAACCACGTGCTCGTCGGTACCATTATGAGCAACCTGGGGCTTGAAGAGGCGATGAAGGCGCACGGTATCCACCTGGAGCGCACCCGGGTGGGAGACCGCTATGTCGCCGAGCGGATGCGCGAGCTGGACGCTGTACTGGGCGGCGAACAATCCGGACATATCATCTTCGCGGAGTACACCACCACCGGAGATGGCTTACTGACCGCTTTGCAGGTACTCGCGCTAATGCAACATACCGGTAAGCCGCTTTCGGAACTGATGAGGGTGATGAAGAAGTATCCGCAGATAATACGCAACGTGCGAGTGCGAGATAAACATGCCTGGCAAAGATATGAAGGGGCGAAAGAGGTAGAAGCCCGGGCGTTGCAGCAGCTTGGCAGCCCGTCGCGCGTGAACATCCGCCCCTCGGGCACCGAGCCGGTGGTGCGCATCATGATCGAAGCCACCGAGCTGGCGCGGATGGAGCAAGTGGCGGCGGAGCTGGAGCAAATCGTGCAGCAGGTGTGCGGCGAACTACAGGAGTAA
- a CDS encoding nucleotide exchange factor GrpE — MKRKAQHHQEQEPEVRQENSPAASTPEAEMSSEATGEPVAVDVTELETRLRTLEEENALLKQQLAEKHDSLLRTMADFDNFRRRTRQEMEEIRRIALEEFLRSLLRVMDNFERAMQAAEETQSFEKLMEGVQLIYRQLQALLREAGVQPIEAVGKPFDPNFHEAVQRVESPEHPDETVLEEVERGYMIQSRVLRPSRVKVVKN; from the coding sequence ATGAAACGTAAAGCGCAACACCATCAGGAGCAAGAACCAGAAGTGCGCCAAGAGAACTCACCGGCTGCGTCCACGCCTGAGGCGGAGATGTCCTCAGAGGCAACAGGCGAGCCGGTAGCGGTAGATGTTACTGAACTCGAGACGCGCTTGCGCACACTAGAGGAAGAGAACGCGCTGCTCAAACAGCAGCTGGCGGAGAAACACGATAGCCTTTTGCGTACCATGGCGGACTTCGATAACTTCCGTCGCCGCACGCGCCAGGAGATGGAGGAAATCCGCCGTATCGCCCTCGAGGAGTTCTTGCGCAGCCTGCTGCGCGTGATGGACAACTTCGAGCGCGCTATGCAGGCGGCAGAAGAGACACAATCTTTTGAGAAACTCATGGAGGGCGTGCAGCTAATCTACAGGCAACTGCAGGCTCTGCTTCGGGAAGCGGGCGTGCAGCCCATCGAGGCAGTAGGCAAGCCCTTTGACCCCAACTTCCACGAGGCGGTGCAGCGTGTGGAAAGCCCCGAGCATCCAGACGAAACGGTGTTGGAAGAGGTAGAACGCGGCTATATGATACAGTCGCGTGTTCTGCGCCCCAGCCGAGTAAAGGTGGTAAAGAACTGA
- the acoA gene encoding aconitate hydratase A produces MKNSLQAKALLRTPSGDVAIYRLDALQRAGVSGLDRLPYSIRVLLENLLRHEDGNVITAEDILALANWSRGGEAREIAFMPARVVMQDFTGVPAVVDLAAMRSAMQRLGGDPMKINPIVPVDLVIDHSVQVDVFGTPDAYEKNVALEYQRNVERYTFLRWAQSAFGNFRIVPPGMGIVHQVNLEYLSPLVHRREQRGEPTAYPDTLVGTDSHTTMINGLGVLGWGVGGIEAEAVMLGQPYYMLTPEVVGFRLTGELPEGATATDLVLTVTQMLRQKGVVGKFVEFTGDGVSRLSLPDRATLANMAPEYGATMGFFPVDAETIAYLRGTGRPDEVVELAERYCKENLLFRTDDSPEPLFSDILELDLSTVEPSLAGPKRPHDRVPLRDAKKSFAVSLRAPVKERGFELREEQLERRVAVEGTDYSLTHGDVVIAAITSCTNTSNPSVMIGAGLLAKKAVEKGLQVKPWVKTSLAPGSRVVTDYLQASGLIPYLEQLRFHVVGYGCTTCIGNSGPVPEPIAKAVKEGDLVVAAVLSGNRNFEGRINPVVRANYLASPMLVVAYALAGTMNVDLYNEPLGIGRDGQPVYLRDIWPSQAEIQHQVRQSLDAEMFRRQYARVFAGDKFWQDLPVPEGKLYAWDAGSTYIQEPPYFVNLSLEPEPLNDIEDAHALAVFGDSITTDHISPAGSIAVSSPAGRYLIERGVQPSEFNSYGSRRGNHEVMMRGTFANIRIKNLLLPGTEGGITIHFPSGETLPIYEAAMRYKQAGIPLIVIAGKEYGSGSSRDWAAKGTILLGVKAVLAESFERIHRSNLVGMGVLPLQFKPGENREALGLTGREQYSVLGVRNLQPRQEVTVIARDEAGNERRFTAIARVDTPVEVEYYRHGGILPMVLRQMAKG; encoded by the coding sequence ATGAAAAACTCTCTGCAAGCGAAAGCCCTTCTTCGCACTCCCTCTGGAGATGTCGCTATCTATCGTCTGGATGCTTTGCAACGCGCAGGTGTCAGCGGACTGGACCGCCTTCCTTACTCCATCCGCGTGTTACTGGAGAACCTGTTACGCCACGAGGATGGTAATGTCATCACTGCAGAAGACATCCTTGCGCTGGCGAACTGGAGCAGGGGAGGGGAAGCGCGCGAAATCGCCTTCATGCCCGCCCGTGTAGTGATGCAGGACTTTACCGGCGTGCCTGCTGTGGTAGACCTTGCAGCGATGCGCTCCGCCATGCAACGCCTGGGCGGCGACCCGATGAAGATTAACCCCATTGTGCCGGTGGACCTGGTGATTGACCACTCGGTGCAGGTAGATGTGTTCGGCACGCCCGATGCTTATGAAAAGAACGTGGCTCTGGAGTATCAGCGCAACGTAGAGCGATACACCTTCTTGCGCTGGGCGCAATCGGCGTTCGGCAACTTCCGCATCGTGCCGCCGGGCATGGGTATCGTGCATCAGGTGAACCTGGAGTATCTTTCTCCGCTGGTACATCGGCGCGAGCAGCGTGGCGAACCCACCGCCTATCCCGATACTCTGGTGGGAACCGACAGCCACACCACCATGATTAACGGACTCGGTGTGCTCGGCTGGGGGGTGGGTGGTATCGAAGCGGAGGCGGTAATGCTTGGACAGCCTTACTATATGCTCACCCCGGAGGTGGTAGGCTTCCGTCTGACCGGCGAGCTGCCCGAAGGCGCAACTGCTACCGACCTGGTGCTTACCGTCACGCAGATGCTGCGCCAGAAGGGCGTGGTGGGCAAGTTCGTAGAGTTTACCGGCGACGGGGTAAGCCGCCTGAGTCTGCCCGACCGTGCCACCCTTGCCAACATGGCGCCCGAATACGGCGCAACGATGGGCTTCTTCCCCGTCGATGCCGAGACCATCGCCTACCTGCGCGGAACGGGTAGACCCGACGAGGTGGTGGAGCTGGCAGAACGCTACTGTAAGGAGAATCTGCTCTTCCGCACCGACGACTCCCCTGAACCCCTCTTCAGCGACATACTGGAGCTGGACCTGAGCACGGTGGAACCCAGCCTCGCCGGTCCCAAGCGGCCGCACGACCGCGTGCCCTTGCGCGACGCCAAAAAATCGTTTGCTGTCAGTCTGCGCGCGCCGGTGAAAGAGCGTGGTTTTGAACTGCGCGAGGAGCAATTGGAGAGGCGGGTGGCAGTGGAAGGTACGGACTACAGCCTCACGCATGGCGACGTGGTCATTGCCGCCATCACCAGCTGTACCAACACCAGCAACCCCTCGGTGATGATTGGCGCAGGCTTGCTGGCGAAGAAGGCGGTAGAGAAAGGGTTGCAGGTGAAACCCTGGGTGAAGACCAGCCTTGCGCCCGGCTCGCGTGTGGTCACCGATTACCTGCAGGCTTCCGGGTTGATACCGTATCTGGAGCAGCTGCGCTTCCACGTGGTGGGCTACGGATGTACCACATGCATCGGCAACAGCGGTCCCGTGCCCGAACCGATTGCGAAGGCGGTCAAAGAGGGCGACCTGGTGGTCGCAGCGGTGCTTAGCGGCAACCGCAATTTTGAAGGGCGCATCAACCCGGTGGTGCGGGCGAACTACCTTGCCTCGCCGATGCTAGTGGTAGCGTACGCGCTGGCTGGCACGATGAACGTTGACCTGTATAACGAACCACTCGGCATTGGTAGGGACGGACAGCCGGTCTACTTGCGCGATATCTGGCCTTCGCAGGCGGAGATTCAGCATCAGGTTCGCCAATCGCTGGACGCCGAGATGTTCCGCAGGCAGTACGCGCGTGTGTTCGCTGGCGATAAGTTCTGGCAGGACCTGCCTGTGCCCGAAGGCAAACTGTACGCCTGGGACGCTGGCTCCACCTACATCCAGGAACCGCCCTACTTTGTGAACCTGTCGCTGGAACCCGAACCGCTAAACGATATCGAGGATGCACATGCACTGGCGGTGTTCGGCGACTCCATCACCACCGACCATATCTCACCAGCAGGTTCTATTGCGGTCAGCAGCCCAGCTGGGCGTTATCTGATAGAGCGGGGTGTTCAACCATCGGAGTTCAACTCCTACGGCTCACGGCGGGGCAATCACGAGGTAATGATGCGTGGCACCTTCGCCAACATCCGCATCAAGAACCTGTTGTTACCCGGCACGGAAGGCGGGATTACCATCCACTTCCCATCGGGGGAGACGTTGCCCATTTACGAGGCGGCGATGCGCTACAAGCAGGCGGGCATCCCGCTGATAGTCATCGCAGGCAAGGAGTACGGTTCCGGTTCCTCGCGCGACTGGGCTGCCAAGGGCACCATCCTGCTGGGCGTCAAGGCAGTGCTGGCAGAGAGCTTCGAGCGCATCCACCGCAGCAATCTGGTCGGTATGGGCGTGTTGCCTCTGCAGTTCAAACCGGGGGAGAATCGCGAAGCGCTGGGACTGACCGGACGTGAGCAATACAGTGTGCTGGGTGTGCGCAACCTGCAGCCGCGCCAGGAGGTCACAGTCATCGCCCGCGATGAGGCTGGTAACGAAAGGCGGTTCACCGCTATCGCTCGCGTCGATACGCCTGTGGAGGTGGAGTACTACCGCCACGGTGGCATCCTGCCGATGGTGCTACGTCAGATGGCAAAGGGGTAA
- a CDS encoding type III pantothenate kinase — translation MLLALDVGNTNIVVGVFEKQRLVEHWRVRTDRERTADEHGLLMTHLLQYAALPPEGIDGVIISSVVPPMTDALQGMARRFFHVEPIFVSHELDLGVPIRYHDPREVGADRLVNAVAAIHKYGAPATVVDFGTATTLDVISADGEYLGGCIMAGVGISAEALFRTAARLPRIELVAPEHVIGRTTVEAMQSGIMLGYAGAIDALVERIHKELGCQTTVIATGGLAERIAAEARTIQHVDPWLTLEGLRIIWERVTGGC, via the coding sequence ATGCTGCTGGCACTGGATGTAGGCAATACGAATATCGTGGTGGGCGTGTTCGAAAAGCAGAGGCTGGTGGAACACTGGCGCGTGCGCACCGATCGCGAACGCACTGCCGACGAGCACGGTCTGCTGATGACGCATCTGCTACAATATGCTGCCCTTCCACCGGAAGGCATCGATGGCGTCATCATCTCCAGTGTGGTGCCCCCGATGACCGATGCCCTGCAGGGTATGGCGAGGCGTTTCTTCCACGTAGAGCCGATATTTGTCTCGCATGAGCTGGACCTGGGCGTGCCCATTCGTTATCACGACCCGCGTGAGGTAGGAGCAGACCGGCTGGTGAACGCCGTTGCTGCCATTCACAAGTACGGCGCGCCCGCCACCGTAGTGGATTTCGGCACGGCAACCACGCTGGACGTGATTTCCGCCGATGGCGAGTATTTAGGAGGGTGCATCATGGCAGGTGTGGGTATCTCCGCAGAGGCGTTATTCCGCACCGCTGCTCGCCTGCCCCGTATTGAACTGGTCGCTCCTGAACACGTCATCGGACGCACCACGGTAGAAGCCATGCAGTCAGGCATCATGCTGGGTTATGCGGGAGCGATCGACGCGCTGGTGGAACGCATTCACAAAGAGCTGGGTTGCCAAACAACGGTCATCGCCACCGGTGGGCTGGCGGAGCGCATCGCCGCCGAAGCCCGCACCATCCAGCATGTAGACCCCTGGTTAACTCTGGAGGGACTACGAATCATCTGGGAGCGCGTTACCGGAGGCTGCTGA
- the rny gene encoding ribonuclease Y, producing MDILISTATGLVVAAAATVILWRTLILPKETEIKARLAQLQQEREETLKQIDALKKEAVLEAKEEAYRIRAEAERENREKRAEIQRIERRLAHKEETLDRRLEGVERKERQLAAREAEIENLRREAEALVEQQKQELQRISGLSPEEARQIFLRSIEETARQEAAHLIREIEEDARREGERRAREILIDAMQRCAVDQVTETTVSVVPLPSDEMKGRIIGREGRNIRSFEIATGVDLIIDDTPEAVVLSCFDPIRREVARIALTNLIADGRIHPARIEEVVEKAREEVERRIWEAGERAVLETGVTGLAPELVKMLGKMRYRTSYGQNVLAHSIEVAHLCGVIASELGVNVALAKRAGLLHDIGKVADHEQEGPHALLTIEILRRYGEPEEVANAAGAHHFDVEPASIEALIVAIADSLSAARPGARREMLENYVKRVQSLEKIADSFPGVEKAFAVQAGREVRLIVKPDQIDDLEAMRLAREIANKIEQEMEYPGQIKVTVIRETRAVEYAR from the coding sequence ATGGATATACTTATCAGCACGGCAACCGGATTGGTGGTGGCAGCTGCCGCCACTGTTATTCTATGGCGAACGCTGATACTACCGAAGGAAACTGAAATCAAGGCGCGCCTTGCCCAGCTACAGCAAGAGCGCGAGGAAACGCTCAAACAGATAGATGCCCTCAAAAAGGAAGCGGTACTGGAGGCAAAAGAAGAAGCCTACCGCATCCGTGCAGAGGCGGAACGTGAGAACCGTGAAAAACGTGCGGAGATACAGAGGATTGAGCGAAGGCTGGCTCATAAGGAAGAGACCCTTGACCGGCGTCTGGAAGGGGTGGAGCGCAAGGAGCGACAGCTGGCTGCCAGAGAAGCAGAGATAGAGAACCTGCGCCGTGAGGCAGAAGCACTGGTAGAACAGCAAAAGCAGGAACTGCAGCGCATCTCCGGTTTGAGCCCGGAGGAGGCGAGGCAGATATTCCTGCGCAGCATTGAGGAGACCGCTCGCCAGGAAGCGGCTCATCTGATTCGGGAAATCGAAGAGGACGCCCGTCGCGAAGGGGAGCGACGCGCCCGCGAGATACTGATTGATGCTATGCAGCGATGTGCTGTGGACCAAGTGACTGAAACCACCGTATCGGTGGTGCCGTTGCCCAGTGACGAGATGAAGGGACGCATCATCGGGCGCGAGGGGCGCAATATCCGCTCCTTTGAAATCGCGACGGGTGTAGACCTGATTATCGATGATACGCCGGAAGCGGTGGTGCTTTCGTGCTTTGACCCTATCCGGCGGGAAGTGGCACGCATCGCGCTCACCAACCTCATTGCGGACGGGCGAATCCACCCGGCGCGTATCGAAGAGGTAGTGGAAAAGGCACGTGAAGAGGTGGAAAGGCGCATCTGGGAGGCGGGCGAGCGTGCGGTACTGGAAACAGGTGTAACCGGATTGGCACCCGAGCTCGTCAAAATGCTGGGAAAGATGCGCTATCGCACCAGCTACGGACAGAACGTACTGGCACACAGTATAGAGGTGGCGCATTTGTGTGGGGTAATCGCCAGCGAACTGGGGGTCAACGTCGCACTGGCAAAACGGGCAGGCTTGTTGCACGACATCGGCAAAGTGGCAGACCACGAGCAGGAGGGACCACACGCCCTGTTGACCATTGAAATCCTGCGCCGCTACGGCGAACCGGAAGAGGTAGCCAACGCGGCAGGAGCGCATCATTTCGACGTGGAGCCAGCTAGCATCGAAGCGCTTATCGTCGCTATTGCGGACTCGCTGTCGGCAGCACGCCCGGGCGCACGGCGCGAGATGCTGGAGAACTACGTCAAGCGCGTGCAGAGCCTGGAAAAAATCGCCGATTCGTTCCCGGGCGTCGAGAAGGCGTTCGCAGTGCAGGCTGGGCGCGAGGTGCGTCTGATTGTGAAGCCCGACCAGATAGACGACCTGGAAGCGATGCGGCTGGCGCGCGAAATCGCAAACAAAATAGAGCAGGAAATGGAGTATCCGGGGCAGATTAAGGTCACCGTTATTCGCGAGACGCGCGCAGTGGAGTACGCCCGATGA
- a CDS encoding chemotaxis protein CheC produces MSAQPEYAFSEEQFDALREIANIGMGKASSALADLIGTTILINVPQAVCVPISNLSNILREPEQVTAGVYLQVTGDISGHAVFVFEVHSAQRLAGMLLGMPEAGLDETSASVLMEIGNIMLSAYLTAISDFTGLVLLPSPPVMALDMGCAILSAVIANMQRLDDFAVTIATDIYDPTGLISGTFVFLPEPGGIHRILEAIGMV; encoded by the coding sequence ATGAGCGCCCAGCCAGAATATGCTTTCAGCGAGGAACAGTTCGACGCGCTGCGCGAAATCGCCAATATCGGGATGGGCAAAGCCTCTTCGGCTTTAGCTGACCTTATCGGCACGACCATCCTCATCAATGTGCCACAGGCGGTTTGCGTTCCCATCAGCAACCTTTCTAACATCCTGCGTGAGCCAGAGCAGGTCACTGCAGGCGTTTACCTGCAGGTAACAGGGGACATTTCAGGGCACGCGGTATTTGTGTTCGAGGTACACAGCGCCCAGCGTCTGGCTGGCATGTTGCTGGGAATGCCCGAAGCCGGCCTCGATGAGACCAGTGCCTCTGTGCTGATGGAGATAGGCAACATCATGCTCAGCGCATATCTCACCGCCATCAGCGACTTCACGGGACTGGTGCTGCTACCGAGCCCGCCTGTGATGGCGCTGGATATGGGATGTGCGATCCTCAGCGCGGTCATCGCGAACATGCAACGTTTGGACGACTTTGCGGTGACCATCGCTACCGACATCTACGACCCCACTGGGCTTATTTCAGGTACGTTTGTTTTCCTGCCCGAGCCGGGCGGTATCCACAGAATCCTTGAAGCGATAGGGATGGTATAG
- the hrcA gene encoding heat-inducible transcription repressor HrcA, producing the protein MRPLDARKAFILQAVVQDYVATAEPVGSEAVVERYGLRLSSATVRNEMAEMAEMGYLRQPHVSAGRIPSDMGYRYYVEYLMKPVPVNKLLSPQQTSLFSPNNPEVGEVQRLLQTACRLLATSTRYASVATAPETDVVSLRHILLSQPAPGKLLLVLVASSGQVEHRLIPAPDRLSDQQIALIDSLLQERYAGHAVRELLTIEPLTMPAEMSGMEAVWRLVEQAVQDCIESLSQQEVFLEGLQHILEQPEFRQVERLYPVISLLEHPQTLMRVLHRLGASGRVQVLIGEENPLPEMRCCSFVASSYRIGDRIAGTVSVLGPTRMHYEVATAAVEYIANALSRVLTYLSVSS; encoded by the coding sequence ATGCGACCACTGGATGCCCGAAAAGCCTTCATCCTGCAAGCCGTAGTTCAGGACTACGTGGCGACCGCCGAGCCGGTGGGCTCGGAGGCAGTGGTGGAGCGCTACGGTTTGCGCCTCAGCTCTGCCACTGTGCGCAACGAGATGGCGGAGATGGCGGAGATGGGCTATTTGCGTCAACCGCACGTCTCGGCAGGGCGCATCCCCTCCGACATGGGCTATCGCTACTATGTGGAATACCTGATGAAACCGGTTCCGGTGAATAAACTGCTCTCTCCTCAGCAGACCAGCCTGTTCTCGCCAAATAACCCAGAGGTGGGCGAGGTACAGCGTCTTCTGCAAACCGCTTGCCGTCTCCTAGCGACATCCACCCGCTACGCCTCAGTGGCAACGGCGCCAGAAACGGATGTGGTTTCGCTGCGCCACATCCTGCTATCCCAACCGGCTCCCGGCAAACTGCTATTGGTGCTCGTTGCCAGCAGCGGACAGGTGGAACACCGGCTCATCCCTGCTCCCGACCGGCTGAGCGACCAGCAGATAGCACTGATAGATAGCCTGCTCCAGGAACGATACGCTGGGCACGCCGTGCGTGAACTGTTGACCATAGAACCGTTGACGATGCCCGCCGAAATGTCCGGCATGGAGGCGGTGTGGAGACTGGTGGAGCAGGCAGTACAGGACTGTATCGAATCGCTGAGCCAGCAGGAAGTGTTTCTTGAGGGATTGCAACATATTCTGGAACAACCGGAGTTCCGGCAAGTAGAGCGCCTGTATCCGGTGATTTCGCTTCTGGAGCATCCTCAAACGCTCATGCGCGTGCTGCACCGGCTAGGAGCATCGGGCAGGGTGCAGGTGCTCATCGGCGAGGAGAACCCCCTGCCGGAGATGCGCTGCTGCAGCTTTGTGGCGTCCTCTTATCGGATAGGGGACCGTATTGCAGGCACGGTGTCGGTGCTGGGTCCTACCCGAATGCATTATGAGGTAGCAACCGCTGCTGTAGAATATATCGCCAACGCGCTCTCGCGCGTGCTAACATATCTGAGTGTGAGCTCATAG
- a CDS encoding metallophosphoesterase, whose protein sequence is MSDIARVLFLGDIVGRAGRHVVQHCLPFLKKEFAPDIVIANGENAAGGIGITAEIATQLLGYGIDVLTTGNHAWKEKAVYPYLDAEPRILRPANYPPGAPGRGWAVYPAGPRQIAIVNLSGRVFMDHVDCPFRAIDAILEEALRATPMVLVDFHAEATSEAQAFGWYVDGRCSAVIGTHTHVQTADARILPRGTAYITDAGMCGALDSVIGMQTEQVIQRFRSQLPVKFEAARGRPAVQGVYVEIDADTGHARQIQRFQALPGSGDITLRAEHGLPPE, encoded by the coding sequence ATGAGCGACATAGCGCGCGTGCTGTTTCTGGGCGACATCGTGGGCAGAGCAGGGCGTCATGTGGTTCAACACTGCCTGCCCTTCTTGAAAAAAGAGTTCGCGCCCGACATCGTGATTGCTAATGGAGAAAACGCGGCGGGCGGCATCGGCATCACCGCCGAGATTGCCACGCAGCTGCTGGGGTATGGTATCGATGTGTTGACGACCGGCAACCATGCGTGGAAGGAGAAGGCAGTGTATCCCTATCTGGACGCCGAGCCGCGCATTCTGCGCCCTGCCAACTATCCCCCAGGGGCGCCGGGGCGCGGGTGGGCAGTTTACCCAGCAGGACCGCGCCAGATAGCGATAGTGAACCTTAGCGGCAGGGTGTTCATGGACCATGTGGATTGCCCTTTCCGGGCGATAGATGCTATACTGGAAGAGGCGTTGCGCGCTACACCAATGGTGCTGGTGGACTTCCATGCGGAAGCCACTTCAGAGGCACAGGCGTTTGGCTGGTACGTGGACGGACGGTGCAGCGCGGTGATCGGCACACATACACATGTGCAGACAGCAGATGCACGCATCCTGCCCAGGGGCACAGCGTACATCACCGACGCGGGTATGTGCGGTGCGCTGGATTCAGTGATAGGAATGCAAACGGAACAGGTGATACAGAGGTTCCGTTCGCAGTTGCCGGTGAAGTTCGAGGCGGCGCGTGGTCGTCCGGCGGTGCAGGGCGTATACGTGGAAATAGATGCCGACACCGGTCACGCCCGGCAAATACAGCGATTTCAAGCGTTACCCGGCTCAGGCGACATCACCCTGCGTGCTGAGCACGGGTTACCACCCGAATAA